The genomic interval ACCGCTGTGCCACCGGGGTACAAGCCAGTCGACTTCGTCACCGACGCGCTGCAACACTCCAAGGTGAAGCTCACCTGGGATATGCACCCGGAAGAGGTCAACAGGAAAGAACAAATCAAGAAAGCCTTTTCCGGCAGCAAAAATGACATTGCTGAAAATGACCTCCGTGCCTACCTTGCGAGCGACAGCTCCGACGATGGGGAAGActttgaagatgaagaggagggaccagaagccgccgccgatgctgctggaggcgaggaagaagaagccgaaAAGCCCCTCGACAAAAAGGAACTCGCCCGCCGGAAAATGCGCGCTGCTCTGGGCCTTCCCGAGGAGCCCACGACCAAAAAGTCCAAGTCTCCCGCCCCGGCGGGCGCGATGGAAATTACGTTTACACCTGCCCTGTCAGATTCGAATAACAAGAAGcctgtggaagaggagaccACAATCGAGAAGTACAAGCGCCGCGAGCGCGAGAGGAAGGAAGCCAAGAGGCAAAAGATGCTTGCCAGACGCAACGGTGGTGATCCTGACAGGATGGGCGAATCTGATGTCGAAgaagttgctgctgccggggaCAACGCGGGTGGCGGAGACCTCGGCTTTGACGACCCCTTTTTCACTTCTGAGCCCGTCGAGAAGTCCAAGTCTGCCATCCGCAAGGAGGAGCGGCTCAAGAAAcgggcggagaaggagaaggaagagaaggctagcaaggctgccaaggcgCAGCTGGAGCTGCTTATGGCTGATGAGAAGGGTGATGCGGACCATCTGGATCACTTTGACatgagggaggtgatcaAAGCGGAGAAGCaaaagggcaagaaggggaagaagaacaaggggaagaaggcgacggacggggagggggagaaggacgGGTTGCAGGATGGGTTCAAGATGGACGTGGAGGATGAGCGGTTCAAGGCCGTGTTTGAGAGCCATGAGTTTGCTATTGATCCTTCCAATCCGAAGTTCAAGGCCACcgaggggatgaagaagttgttggaggaagggaggaagaagaggaaggctgGGTatagggagggagaggaggtggtggtgagggagaagaagaaggtgaagaaggatgatggtgatggtgatgggggggagttgagtagtttggtggaggcggtgaagaggaaggcgaaggcggggaggaagtAATTTGTTTGATACTCTGGAGATATCACAGTGTAATaaagccagccagcccagtcACAAAGCAAGTCAAAAGTCCAAAGATTCCCATTGTCAGTTGGCAAACCTATGCAGTCTACCTCTCAGCCCCAACAACAAGGTGACAAAACCTCGGGTGAGCATCACTGCAAAGCCTTCCCCCGACCACACCCTCAACAGCGGCCTCGTTCCCATTCATCCAAgcaaccacctcccatcccaactcccacaATGTCTTTCCCGCAAGGAACATCACCCCAA from Podospora pseudoanserina strain CBS 124.78 chromosome 6, whole genome shotgun sequence carries:
- the ESF1 gene encoding pre-rRNA-processing protein esf1 (BUSCO:EOG09261FAX; COG:S; EggNog:ENOG503NU82), producing the protein MPKPTKKNAGAASSIKDARFANFETDPRFQLPSKRNIKTKLDKRFSKVLNDDEFLATAKVDRYGRKLETDSKKKALERLYEDEEESGEDEEEVVDGEVERDDIVRRELEKADKKYDPARDGGFSSSEEDSDSESDGEDQPEVDDGEEESRPGIRLRREKEDVPEGEITNRFAVVNIDWDHIKSVDLMALFSSFVPPGGRIERVSIYPSEFGKERMQREELEGPPREIFKQGKGENSDDSGEDSEGFSDEVEDDDDEDSDEDSDEEVKRELLAEGDDKDFDSDKLRTYQLDRLRYYYAVAVCSDKGTAHKIYEATDGTEYLSSSNFLDLRFIPDDTTFDEEPRDECTAVPPGYKPVDFVTDALQHSKVKLTWDMHPEEVNRKEQIKKAFSGSKNDIAENDLRAYLASDSSDDGEDFEDEEEGPEAAADAAGGEEEEAEKPLDKKELARRKMRAALGLPEEPTTKKSKSPAPAGAMEITFTPALSDSNNKKPVEEETTIEKYKRRERERKEAKRQKMLARRNGGDPDRMGESDVEEVAAAGDNAGGGDLGFDDPFFTSEPVEKSKSAIRKEERLKKRAEKEKEEKASKAAKAQLELLMADEKGDADHLDHFDMREVIKAEKQKGKKGKKNKGKKATDGEGEKDGLQDGFKMDVEDERFKAVFESHEFAIDPSNPKFKATEGMKKLLEEGRKKRKAGYREGEEVVVREKKKVKKDDGDGDGGELSSLVEAVKRKAKAGRK